One Streptomyces hundungensis DNA segment encodes these proteins:
- the thrS gene encoding threonine--tRNA ligase translates to MYVKAPGPSGPGAFPCGHSSPRDREEPPVHDHRRLGRELDLFDTDPLMGAGLPYWLPNGAAVRHALEEYVRETERLAGYRHVYSPVLGKRELYEISGHWSHYSEDMFPPMELGAEQVVLRPSLCPHHALIYRSRAHSYRELPLRMAELGGMYRSEPSGVLGGLTRVRAIQLNDAHVFCTLDQAAEEARAALDLIGRAYEALGIRPARYRLSLPGSGDKYVADAGMWERAAALLTEVLDASGVPYEAVEGEAAFYGPKIDVQIADASGREATLSTVQIDFHQPEQFDLHYIGPDGARHRPVMVHRSIIGSMERAVAHLIELHGGAFPAWLAPVQLVVAPVSDAQVEAGAALVERALAEGLRAELAGPEQGSLGARIRAARLVPYQAVIGAREDAAGEVALRLRDGRHPAALATAELLRRVGALVSSRSAQLWDHQGELAASG, encoded by the coding sequence GTGTACGTCAAAGCCCCGGGGCCGAGTGGCCCCGGGGCTTTTCCGTGCGGTCACTCGTCCCCCAGAGACCGCGAGGAGCCCCCCGTGCACGACCACCGCCGACTCGGCCGCGAACTCGACCTGTTCGACACCGACCCGCTGATGGGAGCGGGACTGCCCTACTGGCTGCCGAACGGCGCGGCCGTGCGGCACGCCCTGGAGGAGTACGTGCGCGAGACCGAACGCCTGGCCGGATACCGGCACGTGTACTCGCCGGTGCTCGGCAAGCGGGAGCTGTACGAGATCTCCGGGCACTGGTCGCACTACAGCGAGGACATGTTCCCGCCGATGGAGCTGGGCGCCGAACAGGTCGTGCTGCGCCCCAGCCTGTGCCCCCACCACGCCCTGATCTACCGCTCCCGCGCCCACAGCTACCGCGAACTGCCGCTGCGCATGGCCGAGTTGGGCGGCATGTACCGATCCGAACCGTCCGGCGTGCTCGGCGGCCTGACCCGGGTGCGGGCGATCCAGCTCAATGACGCCCACGTCTTCTGCACCCTGGACCAGGCCGCCGAGGAGGCGCGGGCCGCCCTCGATCTGATCGGCCGCGCGTACGAAGCGCTGGGCATCCGCCCGGCCCGCTACCGGCTCTCGCTGCCAGGCTCCGGCGACAAGTACGTCGCGGACGCCGGCATGTGGGAGCGGGCCGCCGCCCTGCTGACCGAGGTCCTCGATGCCAGTGGGGTGCCGTACGAGGCGGTCGAGGGCGAGGCCGCGTTCTACGGGCCGAAGATCGATGTGCAGATCGCCGACGCCTCGGGCCGCGAGGCCACCTTGTCCACCGTGCAGATCGACTTCCACCAGCCGGAGCAATTCGATCTGCACTACATCGGCCCGGACGGCGCCCGGCACCGTCCGGTGATGGTCCACCGCAGCATCATCGGCAGCATGGAACGCGCCGTCGCCCACCTCATCGAGCTCCACGGTGGCGCCTTCCCGGCCTGGCTCGCGCCCGTCCAACTGGTGGTCGCGCCCGTCTCGGACGCACAGGTCGAGGCCGGGGCCGCATTGGTGGAGCGGGCCCTGGCCGAGGGTCTGCGCGCGGAGCTCGCCGGCCCCGAACAGGGCTCCCTCGGCGCTCGCATCCGGGCGGCCCGCCTCGTCCCGTACCAGGCGGTGATCGGCGCCCGGGAGGACGCGGCGGGCGAGGTGGCCCTGCGGTTGCGCGACGGCCGCCACCCGGCGGCGCTGGCGACCGCCGAGCTCCTGCGGCGCGTCGGTGCGCTCGTGTCGTCCCGCAGCGCCCAACTCTGGGACCACCAGGGTGAGTTGGCGGCCAGCGGCTGA
- a CDS encoding PIG-L deacetylase family protein, whose amino-acid sequence MSAFNDIGGTTPPHLPHLPEDWTRCLAVVAHPDDIEYGTASAVARWTAQGKQVGYLLATRGEAGIDGIHPDRAAPLREAEERAGAREVGVSDVEFLGHRDGVVAYGTELRRDIVRAIRRFRPDVMVSGAYTIRMIGGLVNQADHRAVGLAALDAARDAGNRWIFPELADEGLEPWPGVRFVAFAGPERPTHGVDVTGEPLERGIASLTAHAEYTKGLGAEAGNFEPRPFLTWIARSSGPALGVEAAVLFDVHQLAPEGPPPWV is encoded by the coding sequence ATGAGTGCCTTCAACGACATCGGCGGCACCACCCCGCCCCACCTCCCCCACCTCCCCGAGGACTGGACCCGCTGCCTCGCAGTCGTGGCCCACCCCGACGACATCGAGTACGGCACCGCCTCGGCCGTGGCCCGCTGGACCGCCCAGGGCAAACAGGTCGGCTACCTCCTCGCCACCCGCGGCGAAGCCGGCATCGACGGCATCCACCCCGACCGCGCCGCGCCGCTGCGCGAGGCGGAGGAGCGGGCCGGCGCACGCGAGGTCGGCGTGAGCGACGTGGAGTTCCTCGGCCACAGGGACGGTGTCGTCGCGTACGGGACCGAACTGCGCCGCGACATCGTCCGCGCCATCCGCCGCTTCCGGCCCGACGTGATGGTCTCGGGCGCGTACACGATCCGGATGATCGGCGGCCTCGTCAACCAGGCCGACCACCGGGCCGTGGGGCTCGCGGCACTGGATGCCGCCCGGGACGCCGGGAACCGCTGGATCTTCCCGGAGCTCGCCGACGAGGGCCTCGAACCATGGCCCGGCGTGCGCTTCGTAGCCTTCGCCGGCCCGGAGCGTCCCACCCACGGCGTGGACGTGACCGGCGAGCCCCTTGAGCGGGGTATCGCCTCGCTGACCGCGCACGCCGAGTACACCAAGGGGCTGGGCGCGGAGGCCGGCAACTTCGAGCCGCGCCCCTTCCTGACCTGGATCGCGCGCTCCTCGGGACCGGCGCTCGGCGTGGAGGCCGCCGTCCTGTTCGACGTGCACCAGCTCGCCCCCGAGGGGCCACCGCCCTGGGTGTGA
- a CDS encoding TIGR01777 family oxidoreductase has translation MKIVIPGGTGQVGTVLDRALTAAGHEVAILTRSPRGEREVAWDGETLGPWADVVDGSDVVINLAGRSVSCRYTETNLRAMMDSRVRSARVVGEAIEAAARPPKVWLQMSTATVYAHRFDAANDEASGVVGGAEPDVPGYWGFSVEIAKAWEAAQEQARTPDTRKVALRSAMVMSPDRAGVFDVLLKLARLGLGGPVAGGAQYVSWIHDRDFVRAVEFLVERDDLTGPVNLAAPGPLPQRAFMRALRRARGVPVGLPARKWMAELGAFALRSDTELLLKSRRVVPGRLLDAGFTFEHPEWPGAAADLVRRVRTARRGAN, from the coding sequence ATGAAGATAGTGATTCCCGGCGGAACGGGGCAGGTCGGCACGGTGTTGGACCGGGCGCTGACCGCCGCGGGACATGAGGTCGCCATCCTCACGCGCAGCCCGCGCGGCGAGCGAGAAGTGGCCTGGGACGGCGAGACGCTCGGTCCGTGGGCGGACGTCGTGGACGGCAGCGATGTCGTCATCAACCTGGCCGGCCGCAGCGTGAGCTGCCGCTACACCGAGACCAATCTGCGGGCCATGATGGACTCGCGGGTACGCTCCGCCCGCGTCGTCGGCGAGGCGATCGAGGCCGCCGCGCGACCGCCGAAGGTATGGCTCCAGATGAGCACCGCGACCGTGTACGCCCACCGCTTCGACGCGGCCAACGACGAGGCGAGTGGAGTCGTGGGCGGCGCCGAGCCGGACGTTCCGGGGTACTGGGGTTTCAGCGTCGAGATCGCCAAGGCGTGGGAAGCGGCACAGGAGCAGGCCCGCACCCCGGACACCCGCAAGGTCGCCCTGCGTTCCGCGATGGTGATGAGCCCCGACCGCGCCGGCGTCTTCGACGTGCTCCTGAAGCTCGCCCGGCTCGGGCTCGGCGGCCCGGTCGCGGGCGGCGCGCAGTACGTGTCCTGGATCCACGACCGCGACTTCGTCCGGGCGGTGGAGTTCCTCGTCGAGCGCGACGACCTCACCGGACCGGTCAACCTGGCCGCGCCGGGCCCGCTGCCGCAGCGCGCCTTCATGCGCGCGCTGCGCCGCGCCCGGGGCGTCCCCGTGGGGCTGCCCGCGAGGAAGTGGATGGCCGAACTCGGCGCGTTCGCCCTGCGCTCGGACACCGAGCTGCTCCTCAAGAGCCGCCGCGTGGTGCCCGGCCGCCTCCTGGACGCGGGCTTCACCTTCGAGCACCCAGAGTGGCCGGGCGCCGCCGCCGACCTGGTCCGCCGGGTGCGCACCGCGCGACGGGGTGCCAACTAG
- the dhaK gene encoding dihydroxyacetone kinase subunit DhaK — MNMLINVPETVVADALRGIAAAHPSLTVDVENRVVVRRDAPVAGQVGLVSGGGSGHEPLHAGFVGPGMLSAACPGEVFTSPVPDQMVRAAAAVDGGAGVLFVVKNYTGDVLNFDMAAELAEDEGVVIAKVLVDDDVAVNDSLYTAGRRGTGATLFVEKIAGAAAAEGAPLERVEAIARQVNASARSFGVALTACTTPAKGSPTFELPPGELELGVGIHGEPGRERRAMMTSREIADYAVQVVLDELRPTSPVLLLVNGMGATPLLELYGFNAEVHRVLAERGVPVARTLVGNYVTSLDMAGCSVTLCQVDEELLRLWDAPVDTPALRWGR; from the coding sequence GTGAACATGCTCATCAACGTGCCCGAGACAGTCGTGGCCGACGCGCTGCGCGGGATCGCCGCCGCGCATCCCTCGCTCACGGTGGACGTCGAGAACCGGGTGGTGGTCCGGCGGGACGCGCCGGTGGCAGGGCAGGTGGGCCTCGTCTCGGGCGGCGGCTCGGGCCACGAGCCCCTGCACGCCGGGTTCGTGGGGCCGGGGATGCTGTCCGCGGCGTGCCCCGGCGAGGTGTTCACCTCGCCGGTGCCGGACCAGATGGTGCGGGCGGCGGCGGCCGTTGACGGCGGCGCCGGGGTGCTGTTCGTCGTCAAGAACTACACGGGCGACGTCCTGAACTTCGACATGGCGGCCGAGCTCGCCGAGGACGAGGGCGTCGTCATCGCCAAGGTGCTGGTCGACGACGACGTCGCGGTGAACGACAGCCTGTACACGGCGGGGCGGCGCGGCACCGGGGCGACGCTGTTCGTGGAGAAGATCGCCGGAGCGGCCGCCGCGGAGGGCGCCCCGCTGGAGCGGGTCGAGGCGATCGCCCGGCAGGTGAACGCGAGCGCACGCAGTTTCGGGGTCGCGCTGACCGCGTGCACCACCCCCGCCAAAGGCAGCCCTACCTTTGAACTCCCGCCCGGCGAGCTGGAGTTGGGGGTGGGCATTCACGGCGAGCCGGGGCGCGAGCGGCGGGCGATGATGACGTCGCGAGAGATCGCCGACTACGCCGTACAGGTCGTCCTGGACGAGCTGCGCCCCACCAGCCCCGTACTGCTCCTGGTCAACGGCATGGGGGCCACGCCCCTGCTCGAACTGTACGGATTCAACGCCGAGGTGCACCGGGTGCTGGCCGAGCGGGGCGTGCCGGTGGCCCGTACCCTCGTCGGTAACTACGTGACCTCGCTGGACATGGCGGGCTGCTCGGTGACGCTCTGTCAGGTCGACGAGGAGCTGCTGCGGCTGTGGGACGCCCCGGTCGACACGCCCGCGCTGCGCTGGGGTCGCTGA
- the dhaL gene encoding dihydroxyacetone kinase subunit DhaL yields the protein MLDAAFMCRWMSVTAAAVDREAARLTDLDSAIGDADHGANLRRGFTTVTEVLTKETPDTPGAVLALAGRQLISTVGGASGPLYGTLLRRAGKALGDATEVDRERLAEALGAGVAAVAQLGGAAAGDKTMLDALLPAVEALGASFAAAAEAADAGALATVPLRARKGRASYLGERSVGHQDPGATSAALLMGALAEAAA from the coding sequence GTGCTCGACGCCGCGTTCATGTGCCGCTGGATGTCCGTCACCGCCGCCGCGGTGGACCGGGAGGCGGCCCGCCTTACCGACCTCGACTCGGCGATCGGAGACGCCGACCACGGAGCCAATCTGCGGCGCGGCTTCACCACCGTGACCGAGGTGCTCACCAAGGAGACGCCGGACACTCCGGGGGCCGTACTCGCCCTCGCCGGACGGCAGTTGATCTCCACGGTCGGCGGCGCCTCCGGCCCCTTGTACGGGACGCTGCTGCGGCGCGCGGGCAAGGCGCTCGGCGACGCCACCGAGGTCGACAGGGAGCGGCTGGCCGAGGCGCTCGGCGCCGGGGTCGCCGCGGTCGCGCAGCTGGGCGGGGCGGCCGCCGGGGACAAGACGATGCTGGACGCGCTGCTGCCCGCGGTCGAGGCGCTCGGCGCGTCGTTCGCGGCGGCGGCCGAGGCGGCCGACGCGGGTGCGCTCGCGACCGTACCGCTACGGGCCCGCAAGGGGCGGGCCAGCTATCTCGGAGAGCGCTCGGTGGGCCATCAGGATCCGGGGGCGACCTCGGCGGCCCTGCTGATGGGCGCCCTCGCGGAGGCCGCCGCGTGA
- a CDS encoding PadR family transcriptional regulator has product MSLPHAILTALLEKPSSGLELTRRFDKSIGYFWSATHQQIYRELGKLEQRGLIRALPGAAPARGQKKRYEVLPAGRAELAQWAAAGQDPKPMRDPLLVRMRAAAVIGTGGLRAELERHLALHRAQLATYSGIESKDFPPGRNGENQDGENGHGEDRNGEQDRLRHLVLRGGIELESFWIGWLTEALDALGEEPPGA; this is encoded by the coding sequence ATGTCCCTCCCGCACGCGATCTTGACCGCCCTGCTGGAAAAGCCCTCATCGGGGCTTGAGCTGACACGCCGCTTCGACAAGTCGATCGGCTACTTCTGGTCGGCGACGCATCAGCAGATCTATCGCGAGCTGGGCAAGCTGGAGCAGCGGGGCCTCATTCGCGCGCTGCCCGGCGCCGCTCCGGCCCGTGGGCAGAAGAAGCGGTACGAGGTGCTGCCCGCGGGCCGGGCCGAGCTCGCCCAGTGGGCGGCGGCCGGGCAGGACCCCAAGCCGATGCGGGACCCCCTGCTGGTGCGGATGCGGGCGGCGGCGGTGATCGGCACCGGGGGCCTGCGGGCCGAACTGGAGCGCCATCTCGCCCTGCACCGCGCCCAGTTGGCGACGTACAGCGGGATCGAGTCGAAGGACTTCCCGCCGGGCCGGAACGGCGAGAACCAGGACGGGGAGAACGGGCACGGCGAGGACCGGAACGGCGAGCAGGACCGGCTGCGCCATCTCGTGCTGCGCGGCGGAATCGAGCTGGAGTCGTTCTGGATCGGCTGGCTGACCGAGGCCCTCGACGCCCTGGGTGAGGAGCCGCCCGGGGCGTGA
- a CDS encoding type B 50S ribosomal protein L31 — protein sequence MQRDKQPPYQPVVFRDRAAGFAFLTRSTATSDETIDWDDGNTYPVIDVEISAESHPFYTGKARTVDTEGRIARFERRYEGKE from the coding sequence ATGCAGCGCGACAAGCAACCCCCGTACCAGCCGGTCGTCTTCCGTGACCGGGCGGCCGGATTCGCCTTCCTCACCCGCTCGACCGCGACCAGCGACGAGACCATCGACTGGGACGATGGGAACACCTATCCGGTCATCGACGTGGAGATCTCCGCGGAGAGCCACCCCTTCTACACCGGCAAGGCCCGGACGGTGGACACGGAGGGCCGGATCGCCCGGTTCGAGCGGCGTTACGAGGGCAAGGAGTGA
- a CDS encoding glycerophosphodiester phosphodiesterase, with protein sequence MRRRTALSTVATTLCGALALALPAPAAQARAAGPVTVYGHRGAAAYAPENTLSSVQRAADLGAHWVENDVQRTRDGALVVIHDTTLERTTDAKRRYPGRSPWSVGSFTLAEIKTLDAGGWFAPRFRGERVPTLAEYLRRLDRTGQGLLLELKRPELYPGIEGQTLRALARAGWLDGPHIARRLVVQSFSAPALRTTHRLRPAVRTGFLGNPPVSQLKRYAAFADQINPEQRTVTSAYVKAVHATPGPHRAPMRVNAWTVDSGPAAARLVGLGVNGVITNRPDVIAKATRRIRPGTA encoded by the coding sequence ATGCGCCGCCGCACCGCCCTGTCCACCGTCGCCACCACCCTGTGCGGGGCGCTCGCCCTCGCCCTGCCCGCCCCCGCGGCGCAGGCTCGCGCGGCCGGGCCCGTCACCGTCTACGGGCATCGCGGGGCCGCGGCCTACGCTCCGGAGAACACCCTCAGTTCCGTACAGCGGGCCGCCGACCTCGGGGCCCACTGGGTCGAGAACGACGTCCAGCGCACCCGCGACGGCGCGCTCGTCGTCATCCACGACACCACCCTGGAACGCACCACCGACGCCAAGCGGCGCTACCCCGGACGGTCGCCCTGGTCGGTCGGCTCGTTCACCCTGGCCGAGATCAAGACCCTGGACGCGGGCGGCTGGTTCGCGCCCCGCTTCCGCGGCGAGCGCGTCCCCACGCTCGCGGAGTATCTGCGCCGACTCGACCGCACGGGCCAGGGACTGCTCCTGGAACTCAAACGGCCGGAGCTGTACCCGGGCATCGAGGGCCAGACCCTGCGCGCCCTGGCCCGGGCCGGCTGGCTCGACGGGCCGCACATCGCCCGGCGCCTGGTCGTGCAGAGCTTCAGCGCCCCCGCGCTGCGCACCACCCACCGGCTGCGCCCCGCGGTGCGCACCGGCTTCCTCGGCAACCCGCCGGTCTCACAGCTCAAGCGGTACGCCGCGTTCGCCGACCAGATCAACCCCGAGCAGCGGACGGTGACGTCCGCGTACGTCAAGGCCGTTCACGCCACCCCCGGACCGCACCGGGCCCCGATGCGCGTGAACGCCTGGACCGTCGACAGCGGGCCGGCCGCCGCCCGGCTCGTCGGGCTCGGCGTGAACGGCGTCATCACCAACCGCCCGGACGTCATCGCGAAGGCGACCCGGCGGATCCGGCCCGGGACGGCCTGA
- a CDS encoding NADPH-dependent 2,4-dienoyl-CoA reductase, translating into MTAYPHLLSPLDLGFTTLPNRVLMGSMHVGLEEAENGFERMAAFYAERARGGVGLIVTGGIAPNDAGRPYPGGARLTTEAEAAQHRVVTEAVHREGGRIAMQILHFGRYAYHEDLVAPSALQAPISPFVPNALSDDEVEATVEDFVRAAGLARDAGYDGVEIMGSEGYLINEFIVGATNRRTDRWGGSYENRMRFPVKIVRRTRERLGPDFIIIYRLSMLDLVPGGSTLDEVVTLARAVESAGATIINTGIGWHEARIPTIATSVPRGAYTWVTQKLMGSVSIPLITSNRINTPDVAEQLLAEGRADMVSMARPFLADPEFVAKARAGRAETINTCIGCNQACLDHTFSGRITSCLVNPRACHETELVLSPTRLRKRLAVVGAGPAGLAFAVSAAGRGHAVTLFDAADRIGGQLNIAKRVPGKEEFDETLRYYRTQLELLGVDVRLNTEVTAANLSDGAYDEIVIATGVTPRTPEIPGSDHPSVVSYLDVLRDGAPVGERVAVVGAGGIGFDVAEFLTDGGDAASLDPETYFRQWGVDTTYGERGGLRGAERPKPPRQVHLLQRKTTKVGAGLGKTTGWIHRTELKHRGVTMVPGVRYDRIDDEGLHITVDGVSSVLPVDTVVLCAGQESRRGLYEELSASGATVHLIGGADVAAELDAKRAIDQGTRLAAAL; encoded by the coding sequence ATGACCGCGTACCCCCATCTGCTGAGCCCCCTGGACCTCGGGTTCACCACACTGCCCAACCGGGTGCTGATGGGCTCGATGCACGTCGGCCTGGAGGAAGCCGAGAACGGCTTCGAACGGATGGCCGCGTTCTACGCCGAGCGGGCCCGCGGCGGCGTCGGCCTCATCGTCACCGGCGGCATCGCCCCGAACGACGCGGGCCGCCCCTACCCCGGCGGCGCCCGCCTGACCACCGAGGCGGAGGCCGCCCAGCACCGCGTCGTGACCGAGGCGGTGCACCGCGAGGGCGGCCGGATCGCGATGCAGATCCTGCACTTCGGCCGGTACGCCTACCACGAGGACCTGGTGGCCCCGAGCGCGCTCCAGGCCCCCATCAGCCCCTTCGTCCCGAACGCCCTCAGCGACGACGAGGTCGAGGCGACCGTCGAGGACTTCGTGCGGGCGGCCGGTCTCGCGCGGGACGCGGGCTACGACGGCGTCGAGATCATGGGCTCCGAGGGCTATCTGATCAACGAGTTCATCGTGGGCGCCACCAACCGGCGCACCGATCGCTGGGGCGGCTCGTACGAGAACCGGATGCGCTTCCCGGTGAAGATCGTGCGCCGCACGCGCGAGCGCCTGGGCCCGGACTTCATCATCATCTACCGGCTCTCGATGCTCGACCTCGTGCCCGGTGGCTCGACCCTCGACGAGGTCGTCACCCTCGCGCGGGCGGTCGAGTCGGCCGGGGCGACGATCATCAACACCGGCATCGGCTGGCACGAGGCCCGCATCCCCACGATCGCGACCTCGGTTCCCCGCGGCGCCTACACCTGGGTGACCCAGAAGCTGATGGGGTCGGTGTCGATCCCGCTGATCACCAGCAATCGCATCAACACCCCCGACGTGGCCGAGCAGTTGCTCGCCGAGGGCCGGGCGGACATGGTGTCGATGGCGCGTCCCTTCCTCGCCGACCCGGAGTTCGTCGCGAAGGCGCGCGCGGGCCGCGCCGAGACCATCAACACCTGCATCGGCTGCAACCAGGCCTGTCTGGACCACACGTTCAGCGGCAGGATCACCTCCTGCCTGGTCAACCCGCGCGCCTGTCACGAGACCGAGCTGGTGCTGTCCCCCACCCGGCTCCGCAAGCGGCTCGCCGTGGTCGGCGCGGGCCCGGCCGGGCTCGCCTTCGCCGTGTCGGCGGCCGGGCGCGGCCACGCCGTCACCCTCTTCGACGCGGCCGACCGCATCGGCGGCCAGCTCAACATCGCCAAGCGGGTGCCGGGCAAGGAGGAGTTCGACGAGACGCTGCGCTACTACCGTACGCAGCTCGAACTCCTGGGTGTGGACGTCCGGTTGAACACCGAGGTGACGGCCGCCAACCTGAGCGACGGCGCGTACGACGAGATCGTGATCGCGACCGGCGTCACCCCGCGCACCCCCGAGATCCCCGGCTCGGACCACCCGAGCGTGGTCAGCTACCTCGATGTGCTGCGCGACGGGGCGCCGGTCGGCGAGCGGGTCGCGGTGGTCGGCGCCGGTGGCATCGGCTTCGACGTCGCCGAGTTCCTCACCGACGGGGGCGACGCGGCGAGCCTGGATCCCGAGACGTACTTCCGGCAGTGGGGCGTGGACACCACGTACGGCGAGCGCGGTGGGCTCCGCGGGGCCGAGCGGCCCAAGCCGCCGCGCCAGGTGCACCTGCTCCAGCGCAAGACGACGAAGGTCGGCGCGGGGCTCGGCAAGACCACGGGCTGGATCCACCGCACCGAGCTCAAGCACCGCGGCGTCACCATGGTCCCGGGCGTGCGCTACGACCGGATCGACGACGAGGGCCTGCACATCACCGTGGACGGCGTCTCCTCCGTGCTGCCCGTCGACACGGTCGTGCTGTGCGCGGGTCAGGAGTCGCGGCGCGGCCTGTACGAGGAGCTGAGCGCGTCCGGCGCGACGGTGCATCTGATCGGCGGCGCCGACGTGGCCGCCGAGCTGGACGCCAAGCGCGCCATCGACCAGGGCACCCGCCTCGCCGCGGCACTCTGA
- a CDS encoding DUF5709 domain-containing protein, translating into MVDSEAWGDEVYQPDGSEVQDDEGLLGAEDTLDDGPPDPLDVGYSPPDRPWAVESTGVTAAERLRGDSLEQRLATEVPEAAAAEGDGIGDTWDTDGEPRDNEVGGARAGRLVAPDEGAHPDDETRLLATDVGIDGAAASAEEAAMHIVDEDDTADLDGFEDPAGTESGDTR; encoded by the coding sequence GTGGTCGACAGCGAGGCATGGGGGGACGAGGTCTACCAGCCCGACGGCTCCGAGGTCCAGGACGACGAGGGCCTTCTCGGCGCCGAGGACACTCTGGACGACGGGCCCCCGGACCCCCTCGACGTCGGCTACTCCCCGCCGGATCGGCCCTGGGCCGTGGAAAGCACCGGGGTGACGGCCGCCGAGCGGCTGCGCGGCGACAGCCTGGAGCAGCGCCTGGCCACCGAGGTCCCCGAGGCGGCCGCGGCCGAGGGCGACGGCATCGGCGACACCTGGGACACCGACGGCGAGCCGCGCGACAACGAGGTCGGCGGCGCCCGCGCCGGGCGCCTCGTGGCCCCCGACGAGGGCGCCCACCCCGACGACGAGACCCGGCTGCTCGCCACCGACGTGGGCATCGACGGGGCCGCCGCCTCGGCGGAGGAGGCGGCCATGCACATCGTCGACGAGGACGACACCGCAGACCTCGACGGCTTCGAGGACCCCGCCGGCACCGAATCCGGCGACACCCGCTGA